A genomic region of Solidesulfovibrio sp. contains the following coding sequences:
- a CDS encoding radical SAM protein yields MTLPVHEIFASIQGESSYAGWPCAFLRLSGCNLDCAWCDTRHALESFTDMPVAAARAALLAFGLPLVELTGGEPLLSPHIPPLAAQLCDAGLTVLVETNGSRDISVLDGRVVAVVDVKCPGSGMEGRNDYANLERLRPRDEVKFVLAGREDYRFALDVARRVWAGHMVHFSPVAGALDPAELAAWMVADRVRARLSLQLHKHIWHPDARGV; encoded by the coding sequence ATGACCCTGCCCGTCCACGAGATCTTCGCCAGCATCCAGGGCGAATCGAGCTACGCCGGCTGGCCCTGCGCCTTCCTGCGCCTGTCGGGCTGCAACCTCGATTGCGCCTGGTGCGACACGCGCCACGCCCTGGAATCGTTTACCGACATGCCCGTGGCGGCGGCCCGGGCGGCCCTGCTGGCTTTCGGCCTGCCGCTGGTCGAGCTCACGGGCGGCGAGCCGCTGCTGTCGCCCCATATCCCGCCCCTGGCCGCCCAATTGTGCGACGCCGGCCTGACGGTGCTGGTCGAGACCAACGGCAGCCGGGACATTTCCGTGCTCGACGGGCGCGTCGTCGCCGTGGTGGACGTCAAATGTCCGGGCAGCGGCATGGAAGGGCGCAACGACTACGCCAACCTGGAGCGGCTGCGGCCCCGCGACGAGGTCAAGTTCGTGCTGGCCGGGCGCGAGGACTACCGTTTCGCCCTGGATGTGGCCAGACGGGTCTGGGCGGGCCACATGGTCCATTTCTCGCCCGTGGCCGGGGCGCTGGACCCGGCCGAGCTGGCCGCCTGGATGGTGGCCGACCGGGTGCGGGCGCGGCTGTCCCTGCAATTGCACAAGCATATCTGGCACCCCGACGCAAGGGGGGTGTAA
- the queC gene encoding 7-cyano-7-deazaguanine synthase QueC — MTTQAKKAVVLFSGGLDSTTCLAVARSQGFSPCALSFEYGQRHKVELAAAKRVAAAMNVHAHLILPLPLGAIGGSALTADIDVPKDRDVAAMEADIPVTYVPARNTIFLSMALGWAEVLGAQDIFIGVNALDYSGYPDCRPEFVRAFEAMANLAVKEAVEGRLRITIHTPLLELTKAGIVRLGMGLGVDYGLTHSCYDPTPEGLACGRCDSCLLRRKGFVEAGVPDPTRYAPES, encoded by the coding sequence ATGACCACGCAAGCCAAGAAGGCGGTGGTGCTTTTTTCCGGCGGCCTCGATTCCACGACCTGCCTGGCCGTGGCCAGGAGCCAGGGGTTTTCGCCCTGCGCGCTGAGCTTCGAATACGGCCAGCGCCACAAGGTCGAGCTCGCGGCGGCCAAGCGCGTGGCCGCGGCCATGAACGTCCACGCCCACCTGATCCTGCCCCTGCCGCTGGGGGCCATCGGCGGCTCGGCGCTGACGGCCGACATCGACGTGCCCAAGGACCGCGACGTCGCCGCCATGGAGGCCGACATTCCGGTCACCTACGTGCCGGCCCGCAACACCATCTTCCTGTCCATGGCCCTGGGCTGGGCCGAGGTGCTCGGCGCCCAGGACATCTTCATCGGCGTCAACGCCCTGGATTATTCCGGCTATCCCGACTGCCGGCCGGAGTTCGTGCGGGCCTTCGAGGCCATGGCCAACCTGGCCGTCAAGGAGGCGGTGGAGGGCAGGCTGCGCATCACCATCCACACGCCGCTGCTGGAACTGACCAAGGCCGGCATCGTGCGCCTGGGGATGGGCCTCGGCGTGGACTACGGCCTGACCCACTCCTGCTACGACCCCACGCCCGAGGGGTTGGCCTGCGGGCGGTGCGACAGTTGCCTGCTGCGCCGGAAAGGCTTCGTCGAGGCCGGCGTCCCGGACCCGACCCGCTACGCGCCGGAAAGCTGA
- the queF gene encoding preQ(1) synthase: protein MSETHFHRPHPDDVSGLKTLGQGATAYPRTVTPELLETFPNAYPDRRYTVTFASQEFTSLCPKTGQPDFGTITIRYVPGERCIESKSLKLYLFSYRDEGTFMETLTNRILDDLVDACAPLSMEVTGDFAARGGITISVAATYVKP, encoded by the coding sequence ATGTCCGAGACGCATTTCCACAGACCCCACCCCGACGACGTCAGCGGCCTCAAGACCCTGGGCCAGGGCGCCACGGCCTACCCCCGCACGGTGACCCCGGAACTGCTGGAGACCTTTCCCAACGCCTATCCCGACCGGCGCTACACCGTGACCTTCGCCTCCCAGGAATTCACGAGCCTTTGCCCCAAGACCGGCCAGCCCGACTTCGGCACCATCACCATCCGCTACGTGCCGGGCGAACGCTGCATCGAATCCAAGTCCCTGAAGTTGTATCTGTTCAGCTACCGCGACGAGGGGACGTTCATGGAGACCCTGACCAACCGCATCCTCGACGACCTGGTGGACGCCTGCGCGCCGCTTTCGATGGAGGTCACGGGCGATTTCGCCGCCCGGGGCGGCATCACCATTTCGGTTGCGGCCACGTACGTGAAGCCGTAG
- the uvrA gene encoding excinuclease ABC subunit UvrA encodes MSEAPRIRIEGARQHNLKNLTLDIPRDKLVVVCGPSGSGKSTLAFDIVYAEGQRRYVESLSAYARQFLPQMDKPQVDKIEGLSPAISLEQQTATRNPRSTVGTVTEIYDFLRVFFARLGKPHCPKCGQPITARTADEIISDVLALPEGAKLLLLAPLVEHQKGTHADRLKKLKSQGFARVRANGAVVPLDPMPELEKNKRHTIDLVVDRLVVKDGIRSRLSDSVELALAQGEGRLIVADHEGKAADRVFSTASSCPTCKISVPKPSPQLFSFNSPQGACPACSGLGAVEYFEPALLAPNKGLSLAEGAILPWKSERALARFARRLEDLGKRHGFTLRTPLADFSPKAREALFFGDAAFGWDGVVHLLEHGQSFGSVWRDELARYRQSRPCPVCQGARLRPEALAVRVADENIAGFCAMPIDRALAWISGLAFAGAEGLIAEPLLKELNHRLKFLTGVGLDYLSLSRNMATLSGGEAQRIRLAGQLGSGLVGVTYVLDEPSIGLHPRDNDRLLGTLRQLQSRGNTVLVVEHDEATIRHADHVIELGPGSGRLGGELVYQGGVPGLLADSHSLTGKYLRGDAVSPIPETRRPAKGVLTLTGVTTNNLKGIDAAIPLGCLVCVTGVSGSGKSSLVMDTLYKHLALAKGIKVDAPGAIAGIAGAEHIEKIISIDQTPIGRTPRSNPATYTKVFDEIRDIFATTPDAKRRGFKPGRFSFNVKGGRCEACGGDGQIRVEMHFLPDIYVTCEVCNGLRYNRETLDVRYKGLSIAEVLDLTVRQARGFFENYPVLDRRLAVLEEVGLEYLHLGQPATTLSGGEAQRIKISRELGKRSLPGALYILDEPTTGLHMQEVGKLITVLHKLVDKGASVVVIEHNTDVVAAADHVIDLGPGGGEAGGRIVASGTPEELKANPDSVTGRFLTLVR; translated from the coding sequence ATGTCCGAGGCTCCCCGTATCCGTATCGAAGGCGCGCGCCAGCACAACCTCAAGAACCTCACCCTCGATATTCCCCGGGACAAGCTGGTGGTGGTGTGCGGCCCGTCGGGGTCGGGCAAGTCCACGCTCGCCTTCGACATCGTCTACGCCGAGGGCCAGCGGCGCTACGTCGAATCCCTGTCCGCCTACGCCAGGCAATTCCTGCCGCAGATGGACAAGCCGCAGGTGGACAAGATCGAGGGCCTGTCTCCGGCCATCTCCCTGGAACAGCAGACCGCCACCCGCAACCCGCGTTCGACGGTGGGCACGGTGACGGAGATCTACGACTTCCTGCGCGTGTTTTTCGCCCGCCTGGGCAAGCCCCACTGCCCCAAGTGCGGCCAGCCGATCACCGCCCGCACCGCCGACGAGATCATAAGCGACGTTCTGGCCTTGCCCGAGGGCGCCAAGCTGCTGCTTTTGGCCCCCCTGGTCGAGCATCAGAAAGGCACCCACGCCGACCGGCTCAAAAAGCTCAAGAGCCAGGGCTTCGCCCGGGTGCGGGCGAACGGCGCGGTGGTGCCGCTGGACCCCATGCCGGAGCTGGAAAAAAACAAGCGCCATACGATCGACCTGGTGGTGGACCGGCTCGTGGTCAAGGACGGCATCCGCTCGCGCCTGTCCGATTCCGTGGAACTGGCCCTGGCCCAGGGCGAAGGCCGGCTCATCGTGGCCGACCACGAGGGCAAGGCCGCGGACCGCGTCTTCTCCACGGCCTCGTCCTGCCCGACCTGCAAGATCAGCGTGCCCAAGCCCTCGCCCCAGCTGTTTTCCTTCAACAGCCCCCAGGGCGCCTGCCCGGCCTGTTCGGGCCTCGGCGCGGTGGAGTATTTCGAGCCGGCCCTGCTCGCCCCCAACAAGGGCCTGTCCCTGGCCGAGGGCGCCATTTTGCCCTGGAAAAGCGAGCGGGCCCTGGCCCGCTTCGCCCGCCGGCTGGAGGACCTGGGCAAGCGCCACGGCTTTACCCTGCGCACGCCCCTGGCCGATTTCTCCCCGAAAGCCCGGGAGGCGCTTTTTTTCGGCGACGCGGCCTTCGGCTGGGACGGCGTGGTGCACCTGCTGGAGCACGGCCAGTCCTTCGGCTCGGTCTGGCGCGACGAACTGGCCCGCTACCGCCAGTCGCGGCCCTGCCCGGTCTGCCAGGGGGCCAGGCTTCGGCCCGAGGCCTTGGCCGTGCGCGTGGCCGACGAAAACATCGCCGGGTTCTGCGCCATGCCCATCGACCGGGCCCTGGCCTGGATTTCCGGGCTGGCCTTCGCCGGGGCCGAGGGGCTCATCGCCGAACCGCTGCTCAAAGAACTCAACCATCGCCTGAAATTCCTCACGGGCGTGGGCCTGGACTACCTGTCGCTGTCGCGCAACATGGCCACGCTCTCCGGCGGCGAGGCCCAGCGCATCCGCCTGGCCGGCCAGCTCGGCTCGGGCCTGGTCGGCGTGACCTACGTCCTGGACGAACCGAGCATCGGCCTGCACCCGCGCGACAACGACCGGCTGCTCGGCACCCTGCGCCAGCTGCAAAGCCGGGGCAACACCGTGCTCGTGGTCGAGCACGACGAGGCCACCATCCGCCACGCCGACCACGTCATCGAACTTGGCCCCGGCTCGGGGCGCCTGGGCGGCGAGCTCGTCTACCAGGGCGGCGTGCCGGGGCTTCTCGCCGACTCCCACTCGCTGACCGGCAAGTACCTGCGCGGCGACGCGGTCTCGCCCATCCCGGAAACCCGGCGGCCGGCCAAGGGCGTCCTGACGCTCACCGGCGTGACCACCAACAACCTCAAGGGCATCGACGCGGCCATACCGCTCGGCTGCCTGGTGTGCGTCACGGGCGTTTCCGGCTCGGGCAAGAGCTCCCTGGTCATGGACACGCTCTACAAGCACCTGGCCCTGGCCAAGGGCATCAAGGTGGACGCGCCCGGGGCCATCGCCGGCATCGCGGGCGCCGAGCACATCGAGAAGATCATCAGCATCGACCAGACGCCCATCGGCCGCACGCCCCGGTCCAACCCGGCCACCTACACGAAGGTCTTCGACGAGATCCGCGACATCTTCGCCACCACGCCCGACGCCAAGCGCCGGGGCTTCAAGCCCGGCCGCTTCAGCTTCAACGTCAAGGGCGGACGCTGCGAGGCCTGCGGCGGCGACGGCCAGATCCGGGTGGAGATGCACTTTTTGCCCGACATCTACGTCACCTGCGAGGTCTGCAACGGGCTGCGCTACAACCGCGAGACCCTGGACGTGCGCTACAAGGGGCTGTCCATCGCCGAGGTGCTGGACCTGACCGTGCGCCAGGCCCGGGGCTTTTTCGAGAACTACCCGGTGCTCGACCGGCGGCTGGCCGTGCTCGAGGAAGTGGGCCTGGAGTACCTGCACCTGGGCCAGCCGGCCACGACCCTGTCCGGCGGCGAGGCCCAGCGCATCAAGATCTCGCGCGAGCTCGGCAAGCGCAGCCTGCCCGGCGCGCTCTACATCCTCGACGAGCCGACCACCGGCTTGCACATGCAGGAGGTGGGCAAGCTCATCACCGTGCTGCACAAGCTCGTGGACAAGGGGGCCAGCGTGGTGGTCATCGAGCACAACACCGACGTGGTGGCCGCCGCGGACCACGTCATCGACCTGGGCCCCGGCGGCGGCGAGGCCGGCGGGCGCATCGTGGCCAGCGGCACGCCCGAGGAGCTCAAGGCCAACCCCGATTCGGTGACCGGCCGCTTCCTGACGCTCGTGCGCTGA
- a CDS encoding YhjD/YihY/BrkB family envelope integrity protein, with product MKRPWRGRLAGLGREVAVTAAGAARAFLRSGGPNQAAALAFYALLSCIPLFFVMLAGYDWLAGESWTAQTVLRRQMAVVLPFVDEALVARARRLLWAWPGLGWQSAAFILWSSWLFVGALGRALARPWRDRRPAGRTWPARCWAVAKGPCLGALFVAAMTVALSCAHLPRLEPAGSLARRLAPLWGAASLTGLFLAVYLLFLPRRRPVRLLVALAAVLAATAYGVSAAFAALVAGTPRYHLVYGSLSGAILFLLWLDYHAWVLLWGAWFMRGWQRRHPPAAGPRRQPAWPWRSRSRRRGGEETASAPTGATASRTWPQPKW from the coding sequence GTGAAACGCCCCTGGCGGGGCAGGCTGGCCGGGTTGGGCCGCGAGGTCGCGGTCACGGCGGCCGGGGCGGCCAGGGCCTTTCTCCGCTCCGGCGGGCCGAACCAGGCGGCGGCCCTGGCCTTTTACGCCCTGCTGTCGTGCATACCGCTTTTTTTCGTGATGCTGGCCGGCTATGATTGGCTTGCCGGCGAGAGCTGGACGGCGCAGACGGTCCTGCGCCGCCAGATGGCCGTGGTCCTGCCCTTCGTGGACGAGGCCCTGGTGGCCAGGGCCAGGCGGCTGCTCTGGGCCTGGCCGGGGCTGGGCTGGCAAAGCGCCGCCTTCATCCTCTGGTCGTCGTGGCTGTTCGTGGGGGCCCTCGGCCGGGCCTTGGCCCGGCCCTGGCGCGACCGGCGGCCGGCCGGCCGGACCTGGCCGGCCCGGTGCTGGGCCGTGGCGAAAGGGCCGTGCCTGGGGGCGCTTTTCGTGGCCGCCATGACGGTGGCCCTCTCCTGCGCCCATCTGCCGCGTCTGGAACCGGCCGGGAGCCTGGCCCGCCGGCTGGCCCCCCTGTGGGGCGCGGCGAGCCTCACGGGCCTTTTCCTGGCCGTCTATCTGCTGTTTCTGCCCCGACGCCGGCCCGTGCGGCTGCTTGTCGCACTGGCGGCGGTGCTGGCCGCCACGGCCTACGGCGTCAGTGCCGCCTTCGCCGCCCTGGTGGCCGGCACGCCGCGCTATCACCTGGTCTACGGTTCCCTGAGCGGGGCGATCCTGTTTCTGCTCTGGCTCGATTACCACGCCTGGGTGCTGCTGTGGGGCGCCTGGTTCATGCGCGGCTGGCAGCGACGCCACCCGCCGGCCGCCGGTCCCCGACGCCAGCCCGCCTGGCCGTGGCGTTCCCGGTCGCGGCGCCGCGGCGGCGAGGAAACGGCGTCGGCCCCGACGGGGGCTACGGCTTCACGTACGTGGCCGCAACCGAAATGGTGA
- a CDS encoding 4Fe-4S binding protein — MRCDATRLAFFSPTGTTRRIVDNIGLGLGFAVAERLDLTRPECLAAAHASRETVTVLGAPVYAGRLPAEAVRRLKRLHGAGGPAVLVVAYGNRAYEDALLELCDLARELGFTPVAGGAFVGEHSYSAPETPIAPGRPDARDVRAAREFGRVVAAKLERLADLETAAPLRVPGSLPYREAGLSADPGPITVAALCQACGQCVTACPVAAVRLEADGPVTDAARCIRCCACVKGCPEGARLFDHPGLLAVAKRLAATCRERREPETFL; from the coding sequence ATGCGCTGCGACGCCACGCGGCTGGCCTTTTTTTCGCCCACCGGCACCACGCGCCGGATCGTGGACAACATCGGCCTCGGGCTGGGGTTTGCGGTCGCCGAGCGCCTGGACCTCACCAGGCCGGAATGCCTGGCCGCGGCGCATGCGTCTCGGGAGACCGTGACCGTCCTCGGCGCGCCGGTCTACGCCGGAAGGCTGCCGGCCGAGGCCGTGCGGCGCCTGAAGCGGCTTCACGGGGCGGGCGGCCCGGCGGTCCTGGTCGTGGCCTACGGCAACCGGGCCTACGAGGACGCCTTGCTGGAACTGTGCGACCTGGCCCGGGAACTGGGGTTCACGCCCGTGGCCGGCGGGGCGTTTGTCGGCGAGCATTCCTACAGCGCGCCCGAGACGCCCATCGCCCCCGGCCGGCCCGATGCCCGGGACGTCCGGGCGGCCCGGGAATTCGGCCGGGTCGTGGCGGCCAAGCTGGAAAGGCTCGCCGACCTGGAAACCGCCGCGCCGCTTCGGGTGCCGGGCAGCCTGCCCTACCGGGAGGCCGGGCTGTCGGCCGACCCGGGCCCGATAACGGTCGCGGCGCTGTGCCAGGCCTGCGGCCAGTGCGTCACGGCCTGCCCGGTGGCGGCCGTGCGCCTGGAGGCCGACGGCCCGGTCACGGACGCGGCGCGCTGCATCCGCTGCTGCGCCTGCGTCAAGGGCTGCCCGGAGGGGGCCAGGCTTTTCGACCATCCGGGCCTGCTGGCGGTCGCCAAGCGGCTGGCCGCCACCTGCCGGGAGCGCCGGGAACCGGAAACCTTCCTGTAG
- a CDS encoding 6-carboxytetrahydropterin synthase, protein MAATYTIIVSTSFSAAHRLPGHPGPCAALHGHNFEVTAELAAPRLAGGMVADFLDVRAALDAATARLDHTCLNDIPELAPPTAEVLAAWIYAQLRERLADDRVRVARVTVVESPGLAASYAEDA, encoded by the coding sequence ATGGCCGCAACCTATACCATCATCGTGTCCACGTCGTTTAGCGCCGCCCACCGCCTGCCCGGCCATCCCGGCCCCTGCGCGGCCCTGCACGGCCACAATTTCGAGGTCACGGCCGAGCTGGCCGCCCCGCGCCTGGCCGGCGGCATGGTGGCCGATTTCCTGGACGTGCGCGCCGCCCTGGACGCGGCCACCGCCCGGCTCGACCACACCTGCTTAAACGATATCCCGGAACTGGCCCCGCCCACGGCCGAGGTCCTCGCCGCCTGGATTTACGCCCAGTTGCGCGAGCGGCTGGCCGACGACCGGGTGCGCGTGGCCCGGGTGACCGTGGTCGAAAGCCCGGGCCTGGCCGCCAGCTACGCCGAGGACGCATGA
- the tatA gene encoding twin-arginine translocase TatA/TatE family subunit — protein sequence MGLFEPHHLILIILIALIVFGPGKIADLGGQLGRGIRDFKKAMHEEEPPAPATTQAAPSAEPVREIRQAEAPMAEQAAAAKEVAQSH from the coding sequence ATGGGACTTTTCGAACCGCATCACCTTATCCTTATTATCCTTATCGCCCTGATTGTTTTCGGGCCGGGCAAGATCGCCGACCTCGGCGGCCAGCTCGGCCGGGGCATCCGGGATTTCAAGAAGGCCATGCACGAGGAGGAGCCGCCGGCGCCGGCCACGACGCAAGCCGCTCCGTCCGCCGAGCCGGTCAGGGAAATCCGTCAGGCCGAGGCCCCGATGGCCGAACAGGCGGCCGCCGCCAAGGAAGTCGCCCAGAGCCATTGA
- a CDS encoding glycosyl transferase encodes MGTDILSPALIAAMVGHLSVADLIRTTETFKQSGQTASIEAAYAAWVQANPADPLLYAVLFNYSIALTDTGKLEQAKECLERAIALSPDFMPAYINLGRILERLGKIGLAVIQWSAALARMTAVNGTAILHKTTALNQSARALEAVNQDEAAENMLRESLELDRDQSEVVQHLVALRQRQAEWPVIAPTERIPRRVLVEGMSPLSAAAYADDPLLQLAIADRYNKRDVGSPEGALAAWPAAAAHDGPLRIGYLSSDLREHAMGYLLTEVFGLHDRAKTEIFAYYCGIPSDDGLHRRFRAECDHFTDISLLDDATAARRIAADGIQILVDLNGYTRDARLKLVALRPAPVIVNWLGYPGTMASPSHHYLIADDWIVPPENEPYFSEKVVRLPCYQPSARSRVVSPTPPTRAEAGLPEAAMVYCCFNGTHKIHPQTFDRWLSILAQVPGSVLWLLDGPQATVQRLRDRAAGRGVDGTRLVFAAKLPNPAHLARYPLADLFLDTTPYGAHTTASDALWSGVPVLTASGRSFASRVCGSLVRAAGLPELVCENLDDYVARAVAFGRDRGSLLPLRERLREGRESCVLFDMPGLVRGLEDLYAAMWRNFTEGRLPRPDLRNLDIYLEVGRQIDPEALDVQALPDYRGWWTERLAARHRLRPIPPDDRLVTDPAVFA; translated from the coding sequence ATGGGCACCGACATCCTTTCCCCGGCCCTTATCGCCGCCATGGTCGGCCACCTGAGCGTGGCCGACCTCATCCGGACCACCGAGACCTTCAAGCAAAGCGGCCAGACGGCCTCCATCGAAGCGGCCTACGCCGCCTGGGTCCAGGCCAACCCGGCCGACCCGCTGCTCTACGCCGTGCTTTTCAACTACTCCATCGCCCTGACCGACACCGGCAAGCTGGAGCAGGCCAAGGAATGCCTGGAACGGGCCATTGCGCTGAGCCCCGATTTCATGCCGGCCTACATCAACCTGGGCCGCATCCTGGAACGCCTGGGCAAGATCGGCCTGGCCGTGATCCAGTGGTCGGCCGCCCTGGCCCGCATGACCGCCGTCAACGGCACGGCCATCCTGCACAAGACCACGGCCCTCAACCAGAGCGCCCGGGCCCTGGAGGCGGTCAACCAGGACGAGGCGGCCGAGAACATGCTGCGCGAAAGCCTGGAACTGGACCGCGACCAGAGCGAGGTGGTCCAGCACCTGGTGGCCCTGCGCCAGCGGCAGGCCGAATGGCCGGTGATCGCCCCCACCGAGCGCATCCCCCGCCGGGTGCTGGTGGAGGGCATGTCGCCGCTGTCGGCCGCGGCCTACGCCGACGACCCCCTGCTGCAACTGGCCATCGCCGACCGTTACAACAAGCGCGACGTGGGTTCGCCCGAGGGGGCCCTGGCCGCCTGGCCGGCGGCGGCCGCCCACGACGGCCCCCTGCGCATCGGCTACCTGTCCTCGGACCTGCGCGAGCACGCCATGGGCTACCTGCTCACCGAAGTCTTCGGCCTGCACGACCGCGCCAAGACGGAGATTTTCGCCTACTACTGCGGCATCCCCAGCGACGACGGCCTCCACCGCCGCTTCCGGGCGGAGTGCGACCATTTCACGGACATAAGCCTCCTCGACGACGCCACGGCGGCCCGGCGGATCGCCGCCGACGGCATTCAAATACTGGTGGACCTTAACGGCTACACCCGCGACGCGCGCCTCAAACTCGTGGCCCTGCGGCCGGCCCCGGTCATCGTCAACTGGCTGGGCTATCCCGGCACCATGGCCAGCCCCTCCCACCACTACCTCATCGCCGACGACTGGATCGTGCCGCCGGAAAACGAGCCCTATTTTTCGGAAAAAGTGGTCCGCCTGCCCTGCTACCAGCCCAGCGCCCGAAGCCGCGTGGTGTCGCCCACGCCTCCGACCCGGGCCGAGGCCGGGCTGCCCGAGGCGGCCATGGTCTATTGCTGCTTCAACGGCACGCACAAGATCCACCCGCAAACCTTCGACCGCTGGCTGTCCATCCTGGCCCAGGTGCCGGGCAGCGTCCTGTGGCTGCTCGACGGCCCGCAGGCCACGGTCCAGCGGCTGCGCGACCGTGCCGCCGGCCGGGGCGTGGACGGCACGCGCCTGGTGTTCGCCGCCAAGCTGCCCAATCCGGCCCACCTGGCCCGCTACCCCCTGGCCGACCTGTTTCTCGACACCACGCCCTACGGCGCCCACACCACGGCCTCGGACGCCCTGTGGTCGGGCGTGCCGGTCCTGACGGCCAGCGGCCGCTCGTTCGCCTCGCGGGTGTGCGGCAGCCTGGTGCGGGCGGCCGGGCTGCCGGAACTGGTGTGCGAAAACCTCGACGACTACGTGGCCCGGGCCGTGGCCTTCGGCCGGGACCGGGGGAGCTTGCTCCCCTTGCGGGAACGGCTGCGGGAAGGGCGCGAAAGCTGCGTCCTGTTCGACATGCCGGGGCTCGTGCGCGGCCTGGAGGACCTTTACGCGGCCATGTGGCGGAATTTTACGGAAGGCCGCCTGCCCCGGCCGGACCTGCGCAACCTCGACATCTACCTGGAGGTGGGCCGGCAAATCGACCCCGAGGCCCTCGACGTCCAGGCCCTGCCCGACTACCGGGGCTGGTGGACCGAACGCCTGGCCGCCCGCCACCGGCTGCGGCCCATCCCGCCCGACGATCGCCTGGTCACCGACCCGGCAGTGTTCGCGTAG